In one window of Calypte anna isolate BGI_N300 chromosome 1, bCalAnn1_v1.p, whole genome shotgun sequence DNA:
- the SMIM11A gene encoding small integral membrane protein 11A isoform X2: MVAFNWKALENFPLLMYILAAKTLILCLAFAGVKMYQSKKIEEKLKREREKKLKTEVEKKDD, translated from the exons ATGGTGGCATTTAACTGGAAG GCTTTGGAGAATTTCCCATTGCTGATGTACATTTTGGCAGCTAAAACATTGATTCTTTGCTTAGCATTTGCTGGAGTAAAAATGTACCAGagcaaaaaaattgaagaaaaactgaagagggAACGTGAAAAGAAGTTGAAAACAGAAGTAGAAAAGAAGGATGATTGA